In Anaerococcus prevotii DSM 20548, the genomic window ATCTATTAGTCTTTTTTGTAGGCTATCTACGAAGCTTTGTCCATCTCTTGGGAAGAGTTTAACCTTATTGTCAGTAGATAGGTTAGATCCTAAAAGTCCATAATCTGCGTTAAAGCCAGATCCGTCGATTGATTCAGTCATGATTTCATCAAGTTTTAGTACTTTTTTGGCTCCATTTTCTTCAAGTTGTCTTTTGACAAGATTTCTTGTGTGGATTGAAGATACTAGGACTTGATCAGTGAATTTGAGGACGTCTACAGGATTGTTTAGAAAATGAATTTCTGAGTTTGGTGCAATTTCCTTGTAGAAGTCTGGGTAAGAGATACCAGTAAACTCGTGTTTGTAATCTCCTGCAAGCTTCTTGTACTCATCCATATCGAGCACGTCTTGGTATGGATTTACGTCTGAGTTAAAGAGGTCCATCTCATCCATTAGCCAGTTTCCTACTTCATCTTGTGGGTAGGATAGGCAGATGTGAAGTTTCTTACCTGTTAGGGCGAAGGCCTTCAAGAGAATTGAGAATCTATTTCTGCTTAGGATTGGAAATAGGATTGCTAGCTCATCTCCATCGAACTTCTTGTTGACATCTTCTGCGATTTGTTCTATTGTTACGTAGTTTCCTTGAGCACGAGCTACAAGAGATTCTGTAATGCAGACTACATCCTTATCACGAAGAGTGATATCACCCTTATCGCTTGCTTTTTTTACTACATCGAAAACTGTAGATACTAGATCATCGCCTTCTTTGATTATTGGGGCTCTAAGTCCCATTGATACTGTTCCAATTATTCTTTCCATATTTTAATCCCCTTTCGTTTGAATTATACAATAATTAAATATCCATTACAATACAGCCTAATAAAGAATTTCGTCTTACTTTCAAGGTTTTTCTAGTAAAGGAAAATAGTAAATAAAATTTTTTATATTTTTTAGACAAACGAAAGTTCTCCAATAATTTGTTATTTTTACTAGTATTTCTCGATTTTTTGTAAAACGATATCAAATTTACCTATGAATTCTAAAAAAAGATGCTAAAATTAACTTCTAGCATCAAATTTATGTTTACACTTTGGACATTTGACCTTGATCTTGCCCTTATGCTTGGGAATCCTAAGTTCCTGCTTGCAAGATGGGCATTTGATATACTTAAAGTCCTTGTCCTTCTTGTTTTTCTTCTGTGTCTTTACTTCGCTTTTGATTGGGTCAATGAATTTCTCCTTAAACTTCCTATTCTCCGCTACTCTCTTGTACTTGTTGGTAGATAAAACCCTAAAAAGAGCGTAGGCTACTAAAAGCATAGAGAGTCCGCTTAGTACAGAAGAGTTTGCAAAATAGGATATTAGGCTAAGGATAATCCCTGCCCAAATCAAAAATATGCCGTATTCATCAATTCCTGCTCTATTATTCATCTAAGCCCTCAACTAACTCGTCCATAATCTTGGATATATCTCCTTTTATCACATAATCTGCCCTAGCATCCCTGCTGGTTGGGTCCTTGTTAATTAAAACAAGCTTATTACCCTTGTAGAAATCCAATAGTCCTGCCGCAGGATAAACTACTAGAGAAGTCCCTCCCACTATTAGGATATCGGCATTAGCTATAAGATTTACTGCATAACTAATATTGTTTTGGTCAAGCCCCTCGCCGTAAAGGACAATGTCAGGGCGAACAATCCCACCGCAAGCATCACAAGTTGCCACATCAGCAAAGCCTTTTACATAATCGAGGTCGAAGCTTTTGCCGCACTTGGTGCAATAATAATCACGGAGATTGCCGTGAAGTTCGATTACATTTTTACTTCCTGCTTCTTGGTGGAGGCTGTCTATATTTTGGGTGATAACTCCCTTAAGCTTACCCATCTTCTCAAGCTTCGCAAGAGCTAGGTGGGCCTTGTTTGGCTTTATACCTTCAAGCATGAGATTGTTCTTACAATAGGCCATAAACTCATCTGGATGGTCTACGAAAAACTCATGGCTTAGCATATATTCAGGTGAATACTTGGAGTCATTTTCCCTATTGTAAAGGCCTGTAGCTGATCTAAAGTCAGGCACGCCTGATGCTGTCGATACTCCAGCTCCTCCAAAAAACACTATATTATTGGAATCTTTGATTAATTCTTTAACTTTATTAATTTCTTCCATAAGATCCTCCTATGATAAATCTAGCTTCTGGTCGACGTATCTTTTGTTTACAAAAAACAATATTACATTCACTAGGACATAATAAACTAGGGGAGTGATGATCTTGTAAAGGCCTCCCTCTCCAATAGCAAAGGGGAAGATAAAGGCAAGCCCCATACCAGGATATCTTACAAGCCTTCCATTTACGAGTACAAGAGCCGAAAACTGGGTTATGATTATGGCAGGTATTATTATCAAAGTTAAGTTGATAATCATGAAAATCCAAGACACTCTTCCAGTAAAGCGAGTCCTTGCCATATTCAAATTCAAAACTTGACCTAGCAATACATCTACTAATAGACCAAAGAGCATGTAGTAGATAAAATCTCCTCCTATATTGTAGCCTAAAAGATAGAGGCTCATAGTAAAAATAATCCCGCTTATTAGATAGAAGGCTACTAGGCCACAAAGCTTGGCCAAAAGGAAGGTACTCGTAGTAATTGGCAGGCTAAAGGTAAGCCTCGCTCTTTGCGTAAAATAATCCTTGTAAAGGAAGTTGATTACAAAAATCAAATTCACTCCTACAAAAAATATTATACTTGATATAAATAATATATCTGTTATAAGCCTATTCCTGAGAAAAAAGCTTAAGCCCACAAAGGATTTGACAAGGATTATAGAAAGCATGATTATAAGTTGGATCAACAAGATAGTAAAAATATAGGTCTTGTTAGTTTTTAGATCGTATTTGATAAAGTTTCTCATAATAAGCCATACACTTCCTTGTAATAATCAGAAA contains:
- a CDS encoding coenzyme F420-0:L-glutamate ligase translates to MERIIGTVSMGLRAPIIKEGDDLVSTVFDVVKKASDKGDITLRDKDVVCITESLVARAQGNYVTIEQIAEDVNKKFDGDELAILFPILSRNRFSILLKAFALTGKKLHICLSYPQDEVGNWLMDEMDLFNSDVNPYQDVLDMDEYKKLAGDYKHEFTGISYPDFYKEIAPNSEIHFLNNPVDVLKFTDQVLVSSIHTRNLVKRQLEENGAKKVLKLDEIMTESIDGSGFNADYGLLGSNLSTDNKVKLFPRDGQSFVDSLQKRLIDEFGKRIEVMIYGDGAFKDPVGKIWELADPVVSPAFTDGLVGTPNEIKIKYIADTELEELSGEERDKAIREKISHKADKLIGKNETLGTTPRQITDLLGSLCDLTSGSGDKGTPIILIQGYFDNYSDN
- a CDS encoding MJ0042-type zinc finger domain-containing protein — translated: MNNRAGIDEYGIFLIWAGIILSLISYFANSSVLSGLSMLLVAYALFRVLSTNKYKRVAENRKFKEKFIDPIKSEVKTQKKNKKDKDFKYIKCPSCKQELRIPKHKGKIKVKCPKCKHKFDARS
- a CDS encoding NAD-dependent protein deacylase, with product MEEINKVKELIKDSNNIVFFGGAGVSTASGVPDFRSATGLYNRENDSKYSPEYMLSHEFFVDHPDEFMAYCKNNLMLEGIKPNKAHLALAKLEKMGKLKGVITQNIDSLHQEAGSKNVIELHGNLRDYYCTKCGKSFDLDYVKGFADVATCDACGGIVRPDIVLYGEGLDQNNISYAVNLIANADILIVGGTSLVVYPAAGLLDFYKGNKLVLINKDPTSRDARADYVIKGDISKIMDELVEGLDE